Within the Gammaproteobacteria bacterium genome, the region CGCGGGCGAGGAGGAGCACTGGATGTACGCCGCGTCGCTGAAGACCCGGCGCGAGCAGGGCTGGAACTACGAGGCCTCCGTGTCCCTTTACGACATGAAGGAAAACGTCACCGGATCTCCGACAACGGCACCACCGGCGGCCTTCGCGTGGGCGGCACCGGCACGCTGAACAAATGGGACGGCAGCGGCTGGAGGACGTTTGATGCCAAGGCGGAGACACGCCCGGGACGACATCGGCTGACGCTGGGCTATCACTACGACCTCTATGAGATGAACCAGGACAACTACGCCACCGACGACTGGCGTGGCAACGATGCCGCCGGCCTGATCGATTCTTACACCGGCAGGACCGAGACCCAGGCACTGTTCGCCCAGGATGCATGGGAATTCACCGGGCGCTGGAAATCGGTCCTGGGCCTGCGGGTCGAGAAGTGGCGCGCCTTCAAAGGGACGCGCGCGAATGCGTCGACCGCCGTCGATTATCCCGACCGCAGCGAATCCGCGCTGTCGCCGAAGGCGGCGGTCGAGTTCGCGCCCGCGGACGGATGGCTGTTCCGCCTGGCGCTTGCCAAGGCCCACCGCTTCCCCACGGTGACCGAGCTGTTCCAGGGCGCGATCTCGGGCAACGAGATCATCAACAGCGATCCCGGCCTCAGGCCGGAACGCGGACTGTTCACGGATTTCACCGCACGGAAGGCGGCGGCCAACGGCGCCGTGCGTTTTTCGCTCTACCGGGAAGACACCCGCGATGTCCTGTTCCGGCAGAACAACACCATTGTGGTCCCGACCGTCACCAGTTACCAGAACATCGACCGGGTGAGGGTTCACGGCGTCGAGATTGCCTACGAAGGCCGCGACACATTCGTCACGGGCCTGGACCTGGCCGCAGACGTGTCATTCAACGATTCCGAGATCGTGGAAAACCGCAGGAATCCCGCCACCGAAGGCAACGAGTTTTACCGCATTCCGCGCGCGCGCGCGGGCCTGGCGGCCAGCTACCGCCAGACCGGCCGCCTGACATACAGCCTGGCCGGCCGCTATTCAGGCCGGCAGTACACCACGCTGGAAAACATCGAGGTGAAATCCAACGCCCTGGACAGCGTAAGCAAGTACACCGTCTTCGACGCCAAGGTCAGCTACAGGATCGGCAAGGCATCGTCCGTCGGACTCGGCATCGACAACATCGCGGACAAACGCTACTTCGTCGGACACCCCTATTCCGGACGCACCTGCTTCGTCGAGCTCGCCTGGCGCGCAGGCGGGTCTGTTCTGCATTGAAACAGAAACAACACGACATCCGACCTGATATCACAACCCATAACAGTCACTACCGACACGAGGAGATCCACGTCATGTCACCAGAATTTCGATTGAAGCCCCTGCACGCCGCGCTGCTCATCGCCCTGGCGGCGCCGGCCTACGCCGCCGAGGAAGGCGAGCCGGAAGCGGGCGCAGAGCAGCCCGTCACCAACCTGCCGATGTTCACGGTGACCACCTCGGCGCCCGACATCGATCCGAACATCCCGGCGAACACCGCCACCATCTCGGAGGAGGTGCTCGACCGGCTCAACATGTCCACGGCCGAGGATTCCCTGCGCTACCTGCCCAACCTGAACGTGCGCCAGCGCTACATCGGGGACCGCAACGCGGCACTGGAGGTACGCGGCATGAGCAACATCCAGAGCGCGCGCGGACTTGTCATGGCGGACGGCGTCCTGCTGAGCAACTTCCTCGGCAGCGATCACCAGAACTCGCCGCGCTGGTCGCTGGTTCTGCCGGAGGAGATTGAGCGCGTCGACGTGATTTACGGTCCCTACTCGGCGCTCTATTCAGGCAATGCAATGGGCGCGGCGGTCATCTACACGACCCATATGCCGGACGACTTCGAGGCCAGCGCCAAGCTGACCGCGCACCGCCAGGATTTCGATGTCAACGGAACCGACGACACCTACGACGGGCACGTGCTGAACGCCATGGTCGGCGACCGGATGGGGCGATTCTCCTATCTGCTCGGCGTCAGCACACTGGAATTCACCGGGCAGCCGACGGGCTGGGCGTTTCTTACTCCCGGCACTACCGCGCTGCAAGGGGGTGAAACCGAGATCGCAAGCGGGGCCTATCTGATCAAAGATCGCCGGAACAGAGACCAGTACCATATCGGTGTCACCGGCAGCGGCATCGAGACCACCGAACAGGACGAATTCAAGCTGAAGCTCGGTTACGATTTCACACCCGAGCTGGAAGGGCGTTTTACAGTGGCTTCCTGGACCAGTGACGCACTCACCGGCAAGCCGGAATACACCACTTATCTGCGCGACACCAACGGTAATCTCGTCTACAGCGGAGCAGTCAACATCGACGGTTTCCGTTACAACATCGGGCAGGGTGTATTCGCTCCGCGCTCGAGCACGGAAGAGAACTGGATGTACGCCGCCACCCTGAAGAGCAGGCACAGTGAAGGCTGGAACTACCAGGCCGCGGCCTCGATCTACGACCAGACCGAGAATGACCAGCGCACGTCCAGCGTAACGTCAAATGTCGCCTATTCCACAGGCGGCGCAGGCACCCTGAGCCGGCGCGAGGGCAGCGGCTGGTGGAACCTGGATTTCAAGGCCGACAATAAATTCGGCGCGGATTCCGAGCACTGGCTGACCGTGGGCGCGCATCACAGCAACTATGAGTATCAGCAGAAAAACTACAATATCGCCGACTGGCGCGACGGTGAGCCCGGGGCAGAGACCGGCTCCGGTCAGGGCACAACAGAAACCTCAGCGGTATTCGCACAGGATGCCTGGCAGTTCGCTGAACAATGGAAGACCGTGCTCGGACTGCGTCTGGAAAACTGGAAGGCCAGCGACGGCCTCAAAGGCGGCACTACCACTACTTCCTATGATAGCCGCAGCGAGAGCGCCGTCTCACCCAAGGCCGCGCTGGAATACACACCCGACAAGGACTTGCTGTATCGCCTGTCTGTGGCGAAGTCGACCCGCTTCCCGACCGTCGATGAACTTTATGGGATCAACATTGGCGGCGTCACCACCGTTACCGATCCGGACTTGAAACCGGAGGGAGGCGCTGTCGATCGACTACACCATCGAGACCGCGCTCGACAACGCCATCATGCGCGTGTCGTTCTGGGCGGAGGATACCCGCGACACGATCTTCAGGTATCAGGAGTTCGACACCGTGAATAACGTCGCCGGTTCCACTATATATCAGAACGTCGACCGCGTACGCATCAGCGGCATCGAGTGGGTGTACGATACCTGGAGCCTGTTGGGCGTCCAGGGACTCGACCTGCACACCAACGTTGCCTTCAACCAATCCGAGGTGCTGGAGGACAGTGGTGACCCGCGCAACGAGGGCAATGAATTCTACCGCATCCCCCGGATCCGCTCCGCCTTCGCCCTGACCTATCACCAGAGCGACAAGCTCGACTACACCCTCGGCGGCCGCTACTCGGGCCGGTCGCGCGCCTCGCTCGACAACTCTGACGTCAATCGCCATGCAATCGATGCCGTCAGCAATTTCACGGTCTTCGATGCCCGTGTCAATTACAAAGTCAATCAGCACTTTGAACTGGGCGGCGGCGTCAATAACCTGCTCGATGAACGCTACTACGTCAGCCACCCCTATCAGGGACGCACCGTCTTTGCCGACGTGAAGGTCAGCTACTGATGATGACATTCCATCAACTGCATCGCTCAGATAAGGCTTGAATAACAAACCGGTGACGTACCCTACTACGTCGATTAATCCATGCCTAGGCATTGCCTTCTCCATGAGGTAATGCCCTATCTCTAATAGATCGCCAAGTAATACTGCTGCCGGCCAGGACTCACCTGGCCGGCAGCAAATCACCAGGAGATCAAAATGCTAGAAGCGAAACTACTTACAAAAATCTACCAGGCTGTGCCAGCGCTGGATAAACTGGACCTGCAGGTTCCGGCAGGCGAGGTGTTTTGTCTGTTGGGACCCAATGGCGCCGGAAAAACTACCACTGTGAACCTGTTTTTGAATTTCATCACGCCCACTTCCGGCCAAGCCCTGGTGTGCGGTGTAGACGCCACCGTTGATCCGGTGGAGGCGCGCCGGATGCTCGCCTACATCCCGGAGACGGTGGTTCTATACGGAAATCTTTCGGGACTGGAGAATCTGGAGTACTTCACCACCTTATCCACCGGTCGCCGTCTCGACAACGGCGAACTGCTCGCTCTTTTACGTGAAGCAGGCTTGCAGAAAGAGGCCGCCACACGACGCGTGGCCGGTTATTCCAAGGGTATGAGACAAAAAGTCGGCATTGCCATCGCGTTGGCCAAGCATGCCAAGGCCCTGCTGCTGGACGAGCCGACCTCGGGCCTTGATCCCGCGGCCGCTAATGAATTCATGCGCCTGATCGAAACCTTGCGGAAACAAGGCATGGCGGTGCTCATGGTCACGCATGATCTCTTTCTTGCCAAGCAATGCGGCAATCGCATCGGCATCATGCAACGGGGACGTCTCGTAACAACGTTCCGCACCG harbors:
- a CDS encoding ABC transporter ATP-binding protein, with the translated sequence MLEAKLLTKIYQAVPALDKLDLQVPAGEVFCLLGPNGAGKTTTVNLFLNFITPTSGQALVCGVDATVDPVEARRMLAYIPETVVLYGNLSGLENLEYFTTLSTGRRLDNGELLALLREAGLQKEAATRRVAGYSKGMRQKVGIAIALAKHAKALLLDEPTSGLDPAAANEFMRLIETLRKQGMAVLMVTHDLFLAKQCGNRIGIMQRGRLVTTFRTDDIDHIGLERTYLDISHQMEVA
- a CDS encoding TonB-dependent receptor → MSPEFRLKPLHAALLIALAAPAYAAEEGEPEAGAEQPVTNLPMFTVTTSAPDIDPNIPANTATISEEVLDRLNMSTAEDSLRYLPNLNVRQRYIGDRNAALEVRGMSNIQSARGLVMADGVLLSNFLGSDHQNSPRWSLVLPEEIERVDVIYGPYSALYSGNAMGAAVIYTTHMPDDFEASAKLTAHRQDFDVNGTDDTYDGHVLNAMVGDRMGRFSYLLGVSTLEFTGQPTGWAFLTPGTTALQGGETEIASGAYLIKDRRNRDQYHIGVTGSGIETTEQDEFKLKLGYDFTPELEGRFTVASWTSDALTGKPEYTTYLRDTNGNLVYSGAVNIDGFRYNIGQGVFAPRSSTEENWMYAATLKSRHSEGWNYQAAASIYDQTENDQRTSSVTSNVAYSTGGAGTLSRREGSGWWNLDFKADNKFGADSEHWLTVGAHHSNYEYQQKNYNIADWRDGEPGAETGSGQGTTETSAVFAQDAWQFAEQWKTVLGLRLENWKASDGLKGGTTTTSYDSRSESAVSPKAALEYTPDKDLLYRLSVAKSTRFPTVDELYGINIGGVTTVTDPDLKPEGGAVDRLHHRDRARQRHHARVVLGGGYPRHDLQVSGVRHRE
- a CDS encoding TonB-dependent receptor, whose protein sequence is MGGTGTLNKWDGSGWRTFDAKAETRPGRHRLTLGYHYDLYEMNQDNYATDDWRGNDAAGLIDSYTGRTETQALFAQDAWEFTGRWKSVLGLRVEKWRAFKGTRANASTAVDYPDRSESALSPKAAVEFAPADGWLFRLALAKAHRFPTVTELFQGAISGNEIINSDPGLRPERGLFTDFTARKAAANGAVRFSLYREDTRDVLFRQNNTIVVPTVTSYQNIDRVRVHGVEIAYEGRDTFVTGLDLAADVSFNDSEIVENRRNPATEGNEFYRIPRARAGLAASYRQTGRLTYSLAGRYSGRQYTTLENIEVKSNALDSVSKYTVFDAKVSYRIGKASSVGLGIDNIADKRYFVGHPYSGRTCFVELAWRAGGSVLH
- a CDS encoding TonB-dependent receptor, producing MRVSFWAEDTRDTIFRYQEFDTVNNVAGSTIYQNVDRVRISGIEWVYDTWSLLGVQGLDLHTNVAFNQSEVLEDSGDPRNEGNEFYRIPRIRSAFALTYHQSDKLDYTLGGRYSGRSRASLDNSDVNRHAIDAVSNFTVFDARVNYKVNQHFELGGGVNNLLDERYYVSHPYQGRTVFADVKVSY